A single Denticeps clupeoides chromosome 7, fDenClu1.1, whole genome shotgun sequence DNA region contains:
- the srcin1a gene encoding LOW QUALITY PROTEIN: SRC kinase signaling inhibitor 1 (The sequence of the model RefSeq protein was modified relative to this genomic sequence to represent the inferred CDS: inserted 1 base in 1 codon), whose product MENEEPVAPANAGACYPKQDPERGGGSHMISTDDLEYPREYRTLGNARRFSNVGLVHTSEHRHTVMAAQSLEALTNLHKADMERKRDAFMDHLKNKYPPQSSLPPSPSPSHSSMRGAPERSAREQQQANYWSFKSRSPRHSQSTQSGLADQATKLSFASAESLETMSEADMPLGFSRTNRFRQSLPLSRSASQAKMRSPGVLFLQFGDETRRVHITHELSSMETLHALILHMFPQKLTAGMLKSPNTAILIKDEARNVFYELEDVRDIQDRSIIKIYRKEPIYASYPASHPASHLANGDLRKEMVYRSRDASPTRRLNTLPNSSSGGSPARSRLSYSGSGRPPSFPPHHHXPSAAAAAAQGLSPSPSAILERRDVKPDEEVAGKGMMLLKSEGLYADPYSLVHEGRLSIASTQSLAALDPFGFPPSGGGGGSLYRRGSVRSLSTYSAAALQGDLDDTLYKPGAGPLYADTYERASTLGMGFRLPPSSPQKLSSDVQLRDRDSFSGPPSRASPVRQTFRKDSASSSVFMDSPKSRPGSSSEPLALQGSVDGSRGSPLPGAETETRDRMEAMEKQIASLTGLVQSVLTRAPDSDSTCGLLRLCMMAGCPPDHQGADFSRPFPFSSSEKTESTSDGSATGTGRRKKAALTPSAPLALMPPPPSGVNQATTVTRLQMQLHLHDLQQNATDLRKQLNQLRKMQLQNQDSLRSMLKRTENEITVRVCDALRKQEDPLQRQRLLVEEERLKYLNEEELIIQQLHDLEKCVEEIQKESSVNHKLVPVQELEEKASLLRRLGETLTELKGQFPTLQSKMRVVLRVEVEAVKFLKEEPHRLDALLKRCKSITDTLSLLRRQTQEGIWRNQDSISSPSPKLSSAVTGGDDCKKSSEFDTPTSPPLHIHDLGGGVNSLSNWSPHLGSAHTHSHGNSLSSGQREPDANTGSSLKSRALEELGVRGVGDKSLSVEVRLAAERDWEEKRASLTQYSAQDINRLLEKTQAELMKAIPDLDFAAKQMKPVGGSTQGTPSSPAPETRSAKPQHVAHKSSSKESSSRRGSDELTVARYRTEKPSKSPPPPPPRRSFPSSPGLTTRSGETLVPGKSMKKSESEETDSQKPHVKLRRSVSEAQRPASTPPTMAGDKEGGDSEHPAELEVSYSTHTLRIPHIVLTAYESSPSAAVEAVHKPVHHRSAGSDIITGNAVSCGVTAAGPVVPRTSDLTRGSLSLHTGIQASVPSLSTGFKTGDRIMKQAWTMELRAQQWCEEEEEEEEAGSESRPKAPADIRSRTYQRLDSLEETIRELENTLQEIGAHPGMGPLLPLTFSAESPSGQTHDTSANPGHAAGEMKKPPVPPKPKSGNIASSGGGKVMHSSAASRLKHLQQSNSERSKLAKHCEDLLKNQGQQ is encoded by the exons ATCCAGAACGCGGGGGTGGCAGTCACATGATCTCCACAGATGACCTGGAGTACCCGCGGGAGTACCGGACCCTGGGCAACGCCCGGCGCTTCTCCAACGTGGGCCTGGTGCACACGTCCGAGCACCGCCACACCGTCATGGCGGCCCAGAGCCTGGAGGCCCTGACCAACCTGCACAAGGCCGACATGGAGCGCAAGCGGGACGCCTTCATGGACCACCTGAAGAACAAGTACCCGCCACAGAGCTCCCTGCCGCCGTCGCCCTCGCCTTCACACTCCAGCATGAGGGGGGCACCAGAGAGGAGCGCCCGAGaacag CAACAAGCAAACTACTGGAGTTTTAAG AGCCGAAGTCCACGGCACTCCCAGTCCACCCAGTCTGGCTTGGCTGACCAGGCCACCAAGCTGTCGTTCGCCTCTGCCGAGTCGCTGGAGACCATGTCCGAGGCGGACATGCCGCTGGGCTTCAGCCGGACCAACCGCTTCCGCCAGAGCTTGCCGTTGTCCCGCTCCGCCAGCCAGGCCAAGATGCGCTCGCcag GCGTGCTGTTCCTGCAGTTCGGCGACGAGACGCGGCGCGTGCACATCACGCACGAGCTGAGCTCCATGGAGACGCTGCACGCGCTCATCCTGCACATGTTCCCGCAGAAGCTGACCGCCGGCATGCTCAAGTCCCCCAACACGGCCATCCTCATCAAGGACGAGGCGCGCAACGTCTTCTACGAGCTGGAGGACGTGCGCGACATCCAGGACCGCAGCATCATCAAGATCTACCGCAAGGAGCCCATCTACGCCTCCTACCCCGCCTCCCACCCCGCCTCCCACCTGGCCAATGGAGACCTGCGG AAGGAGATGGTGTACAGGTCACGTGATGCCTCCCCGACACGGCGGCTCAACACACTACCTAATTCCTCCAGCGGTGGGTCTCCAGCACGCTCACGCCTGTCCTATAGTGGCTCTGGACGGCCCCCGTCCTTCCCGCCTCACCATC GGCCCTCGGCGGCCGCCGCAGCCGCCCAGGGCCTGTCGCCGTCCCCAAGTGCCATCCTGGAACGGCGGGACGTCAAGCCAGATGAGGAGGTGGCGGGGAAGGGCATGATGCTGCTGAAGAGTGAAGGCCTCTATGCCGATCCTTACAGCCTGGTGCACGAGGGTCGCCTCAGCATCGCCTCGACTCAGTCTCTGGCCGCCCTCGACCCCTTTGGCTTCCCCCCGTCAGGTGGAGGGGGCGGGAGTTTGTACCGCCGCGGTTCTGTGCGCTCACTCAGCACATACTCCGCAGCGGCTCTCCAGGGGGACCTGGACGATACGCTGTACAAGCCTGGTGCCGGGCCGCTCTACGCCGACACCTACGAACGCGCCTCCACGCTGGGCATGGGCTTCCGCCTGCCCCCGTCCTCGCCACAGAAGCTGAGCAGCGACGTTCAGCTGCGCGACCGGGACTCCTTCTCCGGCCCGCCGAGCCGGGCCTCTCCCGTGCGGCAGACTTTCCGCAAGGACTCCGCCTCCTCGTCTGTGTTCATGGACAGCCCCAAGTCCCGACCCGGATCCAGCTCAGAGCCCCTCGCCCTGCAGGGGAGCGTGGATGGGAGCAGGGGCTCCCCGCTGCCTGGCGCGGAGACAGAGACGCG GGACCGTatggaggccatggagaaaCAGATTGCCAGCCTGACCGGTCTGGTTCAGAGTGTTCTGACCCGAGCGCCAGACAGCGACAGCAC ATGCGGCCTGCTGCGTCTCTGCATGATGGCGGGCTGCCCTCCAGACCACCAGGGGGCGGACTTCTCACGGCCCTTCCCTTTCTCTTCCAGCGAGAAGACCGAATCCACCAGCGATGGCTCCGCCACAGGAA CTGGCAGACGGAAAAAAGCAG CTCTGACGCCGTCGGCTCCTCTGGCCCTGATGCCGCCGCCCCCCTCAGGTGTGAACCAGGCTACCACGGTAACCAGACTACAGATGCAGCTGCACCTGCATGACCTGCAGCAGAACGCCACCGACCTGCGCAAGCAGCTGAACCAGCTGCGCAAGATGCAG CTGCAGAACCAGGACTCCCTTCGCTCCATGCTGAAGAGGACGGAGAACGAGATCACAGTCAGAGTGTGTGACGCCCTGCGGAAACAGGAAGACCCTCTTCAGAGGCAGCGTCTCCTAGTGGAGGAGGAGAGACTGAAGTAcctgaatgaggaggagctcaTCATCCAGCAGCTCCA CGACCTGGAGAAGTGCGTGGAGGAGATCCAGAAAGAGTCGTCCGTCAACCACAAGCTGGTGCCGgtgcaggagctggaggagaaggcCTCGCTGCTGAGGAGGTTGGGGGAGACGCTGACTGAGCTCAAGG GTCAGTTCCCGACGCTGCAGAGTAAGATGCGGGTGGTGctgagggtggaggtggaggcggtGAAGTTCCTGAAGGAGGAACCACACAGACTGGATGCCCTGCTGAAGCGCTGCAAAAGCATCACGGACACGCTGAGCTTGCTCCGCAg GCAAACCCAGGAGGGAATCTGGAGGAACCAGGACAGCATTTCTAGCCCCTCCCCCAAACTGAGCTCTGCCGTCACCGGCGGCGATGACTGCAAGAAGAGCAGCGAATTCGACACGCCCACGAGTCCGCCGCTACACATACATGATCTCGGAGGCGGGGTTAACAGTTTGTCTAATTGGAGCCCCCATTTGGGCTCGGCACACACCCACAGCCACGGGAATAGCTTGTCGTCAGGGCAACGTGAGCCGGACGCAAATACGGGCAGCAGCCTGAAGAGCAGAgcactggaggagctgggggTTCGAGGAGTGGGGGACAAGAGTCTGTCTGTGGAGGTCCGGCTG GCCGCAGAGCGGGACTGGGAGGAGAAACGGGCCAGTCTGACCCAGTACAGCGCTCAGGACATCAACCGGCTTCTGGAGAAGACGCAGGCCGAACTCATGAAGGCCATTCCAGACCTGGACTTCGCCGCCAAGCAGATGAAGCCCGTCGGTGGCTCCACCCAGGGCACCCCGAGCAGCCCCGCCCCTGAGACCCGCTCGGCCAAACCCCAACACGTCGCACACAAGAGCTCCAGCAAAGAAAGCTCCTCAAGACGCGGGTCAG ACGAACTGACTGTGGCGAGGTACCGCACAGAGAAGCCTTCAAAGTCGCCCCCGCCTCCTCCGCCCCGACGCAGTTTCCCATCATCCCCTGGGCTGACCACACGCAGCGGAGAGACCCTAGTGCCTGGCAAGAGCATGAAG AAGTCAGAGTCGGAGGAGACAGACTCCCAGAAGCCCCATGTGAAGCTGAGGAGGAGTGTGTCGGAAGCCCAGCGGCCTGCCTCCACCCCGCCAACCATGGCTGGAGACAAGGAGGGAGGAGACAGCGAGCATCCGGCAGAGCTGGAG GTATCGTACTCTACACACACTCTGCGGATTCCACACATAGTGCTGACTGCGTATGAATCAAGCCCCAGTGCTGCGGTGGAGGCTGTTCATAAACCAGTTCATCACAGATCagcaggaagtgacatcattaCAGGAAATGCTGTGAGTTGTGGAGTCACGGCTGCCGGTCCAGTAGTCCCGAGGACATCAGACTTAACCAGAGGATCCCTATCACTCCATACCGGCATTCAGGCATCTGTCCCAAGCTTGTCCACAGGCTTCAAGACTGGGGACAGaatcatgaaacaggcctggacaatgGAGCTCAGGGCTCAGCAGTggtgtgaggaggaggaggaggaggaggaggctggtTCAGAATCCAGACCTAAAGCTCCAGCAGACATCCGCAGCCGGACTTACCAGAGACTGGACAGTCTGGAGGAGACCATCCGGGAGCTGGAGAACACCCTGCAGGAGATAGGTGCCCACCCCGGCATGGGACCTCTTCTTCCCCTCACCTTTTCAGCCGAGTCCCCATCTGGACAGACCCACGACACCTCAGCAAACCCAGGACATGCTGCCGGGGAGATGAAGAAGCCCCCAGTGCCACCAAAGCCCAAG AGTGGTAACATCGCCTCCTCTGGCGGGGGGAAGGTCATGCACTCGTCTGCAGCATCACGTCTTAAACACCTACAGCAGAGCAACAGTGAGAGGAGCAAACTGGCCAAACATTGTGAAGACCTGCTGAAGAACCAGGGCCAG CAGTGA